In Candidatus Cohnella colombiensis, one DNA window encodes the following:
- the spoIVA gene encoding stage IV sporulation protein A → MEKVDIFKDIAERTGGDIYLGVVGAVRTGKSTFIKRFMETVVLPNISSEAERVRAVDELPQSAAGRTIMTTEPKFVPNNAVQLKVAEGLEVNVRLVDCVGYTVDGAKGFEDESGPRMITTPWFEEPIPFQEAAEIGTRKVIQEHSTLGVVVTTDGTIAEIPRSSYVDAEERVVNELKEVGKPFVLVVNSTKPKSEEALALRNELAVKYDIPVITLSAATMGEEEVIGVLREVLYEFPVHEVNVNLPSWVMVLNDGHWLRSSYESSVRETVKDIRRLRDVDRVVSQFIEYDFISRAGLSGMNLGHGVAEIDLFAPDELYDKILTEVVGTEIRGKDHLLQLMQDFSHAKREYDRFAESLEMVKTTGYGIAAPSLAEMVLDEPELIRQGSRFGVRLKATAPSIHMIRVDVESEFAPIIGTEKQSEELVRYLMQDFEKDPIRIWDSDIFGRSLHSIVREGIQGKIAMMPDNARYKLQETLGRIINEGSGGLIAIIL, encoded by the coding sequence GTGGAAAAAGTGGACATTTTCAAAGATATTGCCGAGCGCACCGGCGGCGATATCTACCTCGGGGTCGTGGGTGCCGTCCGTACGGGCAAATCGACCTTTATCAAACGTTTTATGGAAACCGTAGTTTTACCCAACATCTCATCCGAGGCGGAGCGAGTTCGCGCCGTTGACGAGCTTCCACAAAGCGCTGCTGGGCGCACGATTATGACGACTGAACCTAAGTTCGTTCCGAATAATGCGGTGCAATTAAAAGTAGCTGAAGGCTTGGAAGTAAACGTTAGACTTGTGGACTGTGTAGGCTATACCGTCGATGGGGCGAAAGGCTTCGAAGACGAGAGTGGGCCTCGCATGATTACAACTCCGTGGTTCGAAGAGCCCATTCCATTTCAGGAAGCGGCTGAAATCGGTACGCGTAAAGTGATTCAAGAGCATTCAACTCTTGGTGTAGTGGTCACTACAGACGGCACGATCGCTGAAATTCCTCGTAGCAGCTATGTAGATGCTGAGGAACGCGTCGTCAATGAGCTTAAAGAAGTCGGTAAGCCGTTCGTGCTTGTGGTGAACTCTACGAAGCCGAAGAGTGAGGAAGCGCTTGCTCTGCGTAATGAACTTGCGGTGAAATATGATATCCCTGTCATTACGCTCAGCGCTGCAACGATGGGAGAAGAAGAAGTCATCGGTGTCCTGAGAGAAGTGCTCTATGAATTCCCGGTTCACGAAGTGAATGTTAATCTTCCAAGCTGGGTAATGGTACTTAACGATGGCCATTGGTTACGTTCAAGCTATGAAAGCTCTGTCCGGGAGACGGTTAAAGATATTCGTCGCTTACGCGATGTAGATCGCGTCGTCTCGCAGTTTATCGAATATGATTTCATTTCACGCGCGGGCTTGAGTGGGATGAATCTGGGTCATGGAGTTGCGGAGATTGACTTGTTCGCTCCGGATGAACTCTATGACAAAATATTGACTGAGGTCGTCGGCACAGAAATTAGAGGCAAAGATCATTTGCTTCAACTGATGCAGGATTTCTCACATGCGAAGCGGGAGTATGATCGATTTGCAGAGTCGTTGGAGATGGTAAAGACGACGGGCTATGGCATCGCAGCTCCTTCGCTTGCAGAGATGGTGCTTGATGAACCAGAGCTTATTCGCCAAGGCTCGCGCTTCGGTGTTCGGTTGAAGGCGACAGCGCCATCGATCCATATGATACGTGTTGATGTGGAATCTGAGTTTGCTCCGATTATCGGCACAGAGAAGCAGAGCGAGGAGCTTGTGCGCTATCTGATGCAGGACTTCGAGAAGGATCCGATCCGCATTTGGGATTCCGATATTTTCGGTCGCTCGCTTCATTCCATTGTAAGAGAAGGTATTCAAGGGAAAATTGCAATGATGCCAGACAACGCGCGTTACAAGCTGCAGGAGACGTTAGGGCGGATCATTAATGAAGGCTCCGGCGGGTTAATTGCAATTATCCTCTAG
- a CDS encoding 2Fe-2S iron-sulfur cluster-binding protein: MITLTGRTITKTVEARTDSSLLKLAQEAAIDWQFNCSRGTCAKCRCIVTEGAHLLNESTDAEWDRLGPDELDGGYRLGCQATIAKPGTIKAVNKTYF; the protein is encoded by the coding sequence ATGATTACTTTAACAGGACGAACGATAACGAAAACTGTCGAGGCGCGTACGGACAGTAGTTTGTTGAAACTTGCACAAGAAGCAGCGATTGACTGGCAATTCAACTGTTCTAGAGGTACATGTGCGAAATGCAGATGCATCGTTACAGAAGGGGCACACTTGCTCAATGAATCAACGGATGCAGAATGGGACCGCCTTGGACCTGATGAACTAGACGGTGGCTATCGACTCGGTTGCCAAGCAACCATTGCAAAACCAGGCACAATAAAAGCAGTAAACAAAACCTATTTTTAA
- a CDS encoding sugar ABC transporter substrate-binding protein codes for MKKSLGLGLSLILVLVLVLTGCGDKKTNNSSQSPSASNSSEASSPEANASEPNALIGKRIALVMRFNTGTFSAQYVDGVKKQVEKFGGELTVLSSDNDLSKMAANLDSAVTQKFDGILLDHGDPNALASGVSNALAAGIAVVAFDSSLNDVEGVTNIAQNDQLLAQFTLDKLAEEAGGKGNIVKVWVAGFAPMESRQISYDAFLKKYTDIKQIAAFGDASNPQLDTQAKMEAVLKQYPNKGDITAVWAAWDEFAKGAANAIQQAGRDEIKVYGIDLSDEDLKLIQDPANPWVASAAVDPTSIGTVQVRYLYQKLSGAKTETVVQLEPVFVHRDMLPTDKVITTDELSQYVEGWGKSELGNTDYLQALEAEVAK; via the coding sequence ATGAAAAAATCGTTAGGTTTGGGGTTATCTTTGATTTTGGTACTTGTATTAGTTTTGACTGGCTGCGGAGATAAAAAGACAAACAACAGTAGCCAATCACCATCAGCATCCAATTCATCAGAAGCTAGCTCGCCAGAAGCGAATGCTAGTGAGCCGAATGCACTGATTGGCAAAAGAATTGCTCTCGTTATGCGCTTCAACACAGGGACTTTCTCTGCACAATACGTAGATGGAGTAAAGAAGCAAGTTGAGAAGTTCGGGGGCGAACTTACTGTGCTCTCATCAGATAATGATTTAAGCAAGATGGCGGCGAATCTTGATTCGGCTGTAACTCAAAAGTTTGATGGCATTCTGCTTGACCATGGTGATCCGAATGCACTTGCCAGCGGTGTGAGCAACGCGCTTGCAGCTGGAATTGCTGTTGTCGCATTTGACTCTTCCTTGAACGATGTCGAGGGAGTTACAAATATCGCACAAAACGATCAATTGCTAGCACAATTCACGCTCGATAAGCTTGCTGAAGAAGCAGGTGGCAAGGGTAATATTGTTAAGGTGTGGGTAGCAGGCTTTGCGCCAATGGAAAGCCGCCAAATTTCGTATGATGCATTCTTGAAGAAATATACGGACATTAAGCAAATTGCAGCATTCGGAGATGCAAGCAATCCACAGCTGGATACACAAGCAAAAATGGAAGCTGTATTGAAGCAATATCCTAACAAGGGGGATATTACGGCAGTATGGGCAGCATGGGATGAGTTCGCTAAAGGTGCTGCTAATGCCATTCAACAAGCTGGACGCGATGAAATTAAAGTCTATGGAATTGACCTAAGCGATGAAGATTTGAAGCTGATTCAAGATCCTGCAAACCCTTGGGTTGCATCTGCAGCAGTTGATCCAACATCAATTGGTACAGTACAGGTCAGATATCTTTACCAAAAGCTGAGTGGTGCAAAGACGGAAACGGTGGTACAATTAGAGCCTGTATTCGTACATCGCGACATGCTTCCTACAGATAAAGTTATCACAACAGATGAACTGTCTCAGTATGTAGAAGGTTGGGGCAAGAGCGAACTAGGTAATACAGATTACCTGCAAGCTTTGGAAGCAGAAGTAGCGAAATAA
- a CDS encoding DUF2768 family protein, giving the protein MLLQLQTYAAASLSAMDKMWVSFIGIGLMILAALLITYARIKTKGWVKLVLTLVALIMLIYGMICGFVSIV; this is encoded by the coding sequence ATGTTGTTGCAATTGCAAACGTATGCCGCAGCAAGCTTAAGTGCAATGGATAAAATGTGGGTATCCTTTATTGGGATTGGGTTAATGATACTAGCAGCTCTCCTAATTACATATGCACGAATAAAGACTAAAGGTTGGGTTAAGCTCGTACTTACACTGGTTGCGCTAATCATGCTGATCTATGGAATGATTTGCGGATTTGTATCGATCGTATGA
- a CDS encoding DUF3939 domain-containing protein: MSRWSSSRLKSTSLVVVILLLLSGCMYPTSETPNNEVSARESVITVQDAVDRYFTETELLPIQTADETVPIYEKYKIDFGKLKRTGYMANVPKMAFENGGTYQFLIIDEVTKPTVKLLSIIVYQQVDVVQTEVRQYRNKNGNANPAGDEVYPGFASVDFKKLGVNEPTVRSVFSNQPLNLLVDQNGQVFVDYGIDIATAISKSEVPPKAGEDLRRYLLNASHYVPVKSTAYHWVNDGPQAVAQ; encoded by the coding sequence ATGAGCAGATGGAGTTCGTCACGATTAAAAAGTACTAGTCTTGTAGTTGTGATATTATTGTTGCTTTCAGGATGTATGTATCCCACGAGCGAAACGCCAAATAATGAAGTATCTGCGCGGGAATCGGTCATTACCGTTCAAGATGCTGTGGACCGATATTTTACAGAAACAGAGTTGCTCCCAATTCAGACAGCAGATGAAACTGTTCCAATCTATGAGAAATACAAGATCGATTTTGGTAAGCTCAAGCGCACAGGCTATATGGCGAATGTACCTAAAATGGCCTTCGAAAATGGAGGCACCTATCAATTTCTAATTATTGATGAGGTTACCAAGCCGACTGTTAAGCTGCTGAGCATTATCGTCTATCAACAGGTCGATGTGGTGCAAACCGAAGTTAGACAATATCGCAATAAAAACGGAAATGCGAATCCTGCAGGGGATGAAGTATATCCTGGCTTCGCGAGTGTAGATTTCAAAAAGCTGGGTGTAAATGAGCCTACTGTTCGCAGTGTCTTCTCCAACCAACCATTAAATCTACTTGTTGATCAGAATGGCCAAGTATTCGTAGATTATGGTATCGATATTGCGACTGCGATTTCGAAGTCGGAAGTACCTCCAAAAGCTGGCGAAGACTTGCGACGGTACTTGCTAAATGCTTCGCATTATGTGCCAGTAAAGTCCACAGCCTACCATTGGGTGAATGATGGACCACAAGCTGTCGCACAATAA
- a CDS encoding 2Fe-2S iron-sulfur cluster-binding protein, translating into MSEQYVVSFEPEQLSIKVRSGTTVLDAAKRARVNVRTRCGGVAGCLMCKVNVASDQAEHLSLPSEAELRKLGPQLDDGIRLSCQARVKGNVTVTVPEDPLKAAIRKKLAEQQEDDFFF; encoded by the coding sequence ATGAGCGAGCAATATGTCGTTTCCTTTGAACCTGAACAGCTTTCCATAAAGGTACGTTCGGGGACAACGGTGCTAGATGCGGCAAAGCGGGCTAGAGTAAACGTGCGAACGCGCTGTGGCGGTGTTGCAGGTTGCTTAATGTGTAAAGTAAATGTAGCTTCGGATCAAGCTGAACATTTAAGTCTTCCATCGGAAGCAGAACTACGAAAGCTCGGCCCACAGCTTGATGATGGCATACGGTTGTCTTGTCAGGCGCGTGTGAAAGGTAATGTGACGGTCACCGTACCGGAGGATCCTTTAAAGGCAGCTATTCGCAAAAAGCTTGCTGAACAGCAGGAAGATGATTTTTTCTTTTAG